One Rhizobiales bacterium GAS188 DNA window includes the following coding sequences:
- a CDS encoding putative membrane protein, protein MKLGALLGATAVAILVAWMLATDVAAWRILDLVGHAGWLGLAAVVSFHFVQLLFSAAAWRVLSGPTTPRPGLGFYVTTRWIREAVNNLLPVAQIGGEFVGARLLHRRGIKLSTAVAGAVGDLTVEMMTQIAFTLLGLGVLLLTVGDSGIARVVASLLVVALAVAIAFVTAQWVGLAHLIEIGMMRLGRMIGWHGFGEEPGLHAALIAIYRVWPRLLRAAFYHFVSWLLGSIEVCLALHLLGHDVDLPAGLVIESLGQALKAIGFAVPGALGVQEGGYIVVCGLYGLSPEVAIALSLVKRLREIVLGLPGLAAWQWLEARPAVAKASLPSSRALR, encoded by the coding sequence ATGAAGCTCGGTGCCCTGCTCGGCGCGACCGCAGTCGCCATCCTCGTCGCTTGGATGCTGGCAACCGATGTGGCGGCTTGGCGCATCCTGGACCTCGTCGGCCATGCCGGTTGGCTCGGGCTGGCTGCGGTCGTGTCGTTCCATTTCGTCCAACTGCTGTTCTCGGCCGCTGCTTGGCGTGTCCTCTCCGGGCCGACCACGCCACGGCCGGGCCTCGGCTTCTATGTGACTACACGCTGGATCCGCGAGGCGGTTAACAATCTGCTGCCGGTGGCGCAGATCGGTGGCGAGTTCGTGGGCGCGCGACTGCTGCACCGGCGCGGCATCAAGCTCAGCACCGCGGTTGCCGGGGCAGTCGGCGACCTGACGGTCGAGATGATGACGCAGATTGCGTTCACGCTGCTTGGTCTTGGCGTGTTGCTGCTCACCGTTGGCGATAGCGGGATCGCCCGCGTGGTAGCCAGCCTTCTCGTCGTCGCCTTAGCGGTCGCGATCGCATTCGTCACGGCGCAATGGGTGGGGCTGGCGCATCTGATCGAGATCGGGATGATGCGGCTTGGCCGGATGATCGGCTGGCACGGGTTCGGCGAGGAGCCGGGTCTGCACGCAGCGCTGATCGCGATCTACCGCGTGTGGCCGAGGCTGCTCCGTGCCGCCTTCTATCATTTCGTTTCCTGGCTGCTCGGCAGCATTGAAGTGTGCCTCGCCCTGCATCTGCTCGGGCACGATGTCGATCTGCCGGCGGGGCTTGTGATCGAGAGCCTCGGACAGGCGCTCAAGGCGATCGGCTTCGCGGTGCCCGGAGCGCTCGGCGTCCAGGAAGGCGGCTATATTGTCGTCTGCGGACTCTATGGCCTGTCACCCGAGGTGGCGATCGCGCTGTCGCTCGTCAAGCGGCTGCGCGAGATCGTGCTCGGCCTGCCGGGTCTCGCGGCCTGGCAATGGCTCGAGGCGAGACCCGCGGTGGCCAAAGCGTCGCTGCCCTCGTCGAGAGCCTTGCGGTGA
- a CDS encoding CDP-alcohol phosphatidyltransferase, giving the protein MIGDSWTHLLARQLVRPLVGTAVTPNHLTTLRLLSGLAACACFALGTSAGMAWGGAIWLVSALLDRADGELARIGNMMSEAGHRYDYYTDVLVNTAFFVAIGVGLRHTWLGDWSIPLGLLAGGALLLCMWWSELLERRSEPNTRAYEGRWGFDPDDALYLMAPFAWLGWLEPVLVGAAAVAPVVAAVTGIRLLRLMSTPA; this is encoded by the coding sequence GTGATCGGCGATTCCTGGACGCATCTCCTGGCACGCCAGCTGGTTCGGCCGCTGGTCGGGACCGCGGTCACTCCAAATCACCTGACGACTCTTCGGCTGCTCTCCGGCCTTGCCGCATGTGCCTGCTTCGCCCTCGGCACAAGCGCCGGCATGGCGTGGGGCGGCGCGATCTGGCTCGTGTCCGCCCTGCTCGACAGGGCCGACGGCGAACTCGCACGAATCGGCAACATGATGAGCGAAGCCGGCCACCGCTACGACTACTACACCGACGTTCTGGTCAACACGGCCTTCTTCGTGGCGATCGGCGTGGGGCTGCGGCATACCTGGCTCGGCGATTGGTCGATTCCGCTCGGGCTGCTGGCGGGCGGAGCACTCCTGTTGTGCATGTGGTGGTCGGAATTGCTGGAAAGGCGGAGCGAGCCCAATACCCGCGCCTACGAGGGACGCTGGGGCTTTGACCCCGATGATGCCCTTTATCTAATGGCACCATTCGCGTGGCTGGGCTGGCTCGAGCCGGTTCTGGTAGGGGCAGCCGCAGTGGCGCCGGTCGTGGCCGCGGTGACCGGTATCCGGCTACTGCGCCTGATGTCGACGCCGGCGTAG
- a CDS encoding L-ascorbate metabolism protein UlaG, beta-lactamase superfamily, producing MPRTIGDQTFLRPDVKIELLVGRWFAWSHLIAPVQHAMNIAFRHLPLMQSFVAAPQVHIAAANAPNMLGGPFLDLPANAVPEIKALIQQTSTQFAELIAFARDFKSFDQALQDGANGFCLSEFYDRMPESLAGATEVCYDLNNNPALRVIEEIIYKHRLDNRPAQEICLSQTKDTDRKFFMTTPRVSGPGRFFAAVDFSSAPLDIISSMRTHVGSLDEVSKAFEVAPSHKEIFESFFTTEAPERKTPNYVGDDVRVRYFGHACVLIQTAHTSILIDPTVTWDSNVSDGRFTFMDLPDVIDFVVISHCHQDHFSPELLVQLRHRVRRIVVPRNGGGNIADPSMKLILQRLGYTNIDVVDAFDAIRFDEGEIISLPFSGEHADLNIHSKQTIFINIKGRRFFFLVDSDAIDPGLYRLVTEIVGRPDTLFVGMECFGAPLTWLYGPLLTKPISRRNDESRRLSASNCERAWRLVKDLGCSKAFIYAMGQEPWLRYLMGLEYKPDAIQLKQARSFVERCVEAGLEIEHLDISREMFY from the coding sequence GTGCCTAGAACTATTGGTGACCAAACCTTCCTCAGGCCGGACGTCAAGATCGAGCTGCTTGTCGGCCGCTGGTTCGCCTGGTCGCATTTGATTGCACCTGTTCAGCATGCGATGAACATTGCATTTCGCCATTTGCCGTTGATGCAATCTTTTGTTGCTGCCCCGCAGGTGCATATTGCCGCTGCGAACGCCCCCAATATGCTAGGAGGTCCATTCTTGGACTTGCCGGCAAACGCCGTGCCGGAGATAAAGGCGCTTATTCAGCAGACGTCGACTCAGTTCGCGGAGCTGATCGCTTTCGCGCGAGATTTCAAGTCATTCGACCAAGCTCTGCAAGATGGGGCCAACGGATTCTGCCTTTCCGAATTCTATGATCGGATGCCGGAATCGCTGGCAGGGGCGACCGAAGTTTGCTACGATTTGAATAACAATCCGGCGTTAAGGGTAATAGAGGAGATTATATACAAACATCGTTTGGATAATCGACCTGCTCAAGAAATTTGTCTCTCGCAGACAAAAGATACTGATAGAAAATTCTTTATGACAACGCCCCGCGTGTCTGGGCCCGGCAGGTTTTTCGCGGCAGTCGATTTCTCCAGTGCACCACTCGATATTATCTCGTCAATGAGAACACATGTAGGGTCATTGGATGAGGTATCCAAGGCCTTCGAGGTTGCTCCTTCCCACAAAGAGATTTTCGAGAGTTTCTTCACCACTGAGGCGCCGGAAAGGAAGACTCCCAACTACGTCGGCGACGATGTCCGGGTCAGATACTTCGGTCACGCCTGTGTCTTGATCCAAACCGCGCACACTTCGATTTTGATTGATCCGACGGTCACCTGGGATTCCAATGTGAGCGATGGCAGGTTTACCTTTATGGACCTTCCGGACGTCATAGATTTTGTCGTTATCTCGCATTGCCACCAAGATCATTTTTCTCCCGAGTTGTTGGTGCAATTGAGACACCGCGTCCGCAGGATCGTCGTGCCGCGGAACGGCGGGGGAAATATCGCAGACCCCTCGATGAAGTTAATCTTACAGCGGTTGGGCTATACTAATATCGATGTCGTAGATGCGTTCGACGCGATAAGATTCGATGAGGGTGAAATCATCAGCCTGCCGTTCTCTGGAGAGCATGCCGATCTCAATATTCATAGCAAACAAACAATTTTCATCAACATAAAGGGACGGCGATTCTTTTTTCTTGTCGATTCTGATGCTATCGATCCGGGATTGTACAGGCTGGTGACCGAAATCGTTGGAAGACCGGATACATTATTCGTCGGCATGGAGTGCTTTGGCGCGCCGCTGACTTGGCTTTATGGGCCATTGTTGACGAAACCTATTAGCCGGCGCAACGACGAATCGAGACGCTTGTCGGCGTCGAATTGCGAACGCGCCTGGAGGCTTGTGAAAGACCTCGGTTGCTCCAAGGCATTCATTTACGCCATGGGTCAGGAGCCGTGGCTTAGATACTTGATGGGTTTGGAGTATAAACCAGACGCCATCCAGCTGAAACAGGCGCGCAGCTTCGTCGAGCGATGCGTCGAAGCCGGGCTCGAAATTGAGCATTTAGACATCTCTCGGGAGATGTTTTACTAG